The following proteins come from a genomic window of Malus domestica chromosome 02, GDT2T_hap1:
- the LOC103449693 gene encoding golgin candidate 1-like isoform X2: MSSWLKAAEDLFEVVDRRAKLVVSELDDQSPSQSPASNGQGSQAKRKKSKTKAQKRQSTNESQKMSDSAREQISTLTSQTDVTPEKDSDAHLKENEGAPSADPTSQTINEQQQNHEKDPTISIPLTEARAIEVGESNAEQAEASISLTDREANTSTSNGKLVSEIDSDGREEHPLPSPAKEVEVVDENHQVESVGAGQDNKSRNSDVHPEIDQGRTESINTDAISNRETQPKVADGNEEPVVEKSKPIEHKSGSSPLKVQEQDQIEEAQGLLKTAVSTGQSKEARLARVCAGLSSRLQEYKSENAQLEELLVSERELSKSYEAHIKQLQKDLSTSKSEVTRIESNMVEALAAKNSEIEALVSSMDGLKKQAALSEGNLASLQANMESMMRNRELTETRMMQALREELSTVERRAEEERAAHSATKMAAMEREVELEHRALEASTALARIQRIADERIAKASELEQKMALLEVECANLNQELQEMEAKVRRGQKKSPEEANQAIQAWQEEVERARQGQRDAEGKLSSLEAEVQKMRVEMASMKRDAEHYSRQEHMELEKRYRELTDLLYYKQTQLETMASEKAAAEFHLEKEIKRIQEAQVEAERSRVSRRASASWEEDAEMKALETLPLHHRHMAGASIQLQKAAKMLDSGAVRATRFLWRYPTARLILLFYLVFVHLFLMYLLHSLQAQADNFSAREVAESMGLGHTNLP; the protein is encoded by the exons ATGTCTTCGTGGCTCAAGGCTGCTGAAG ATTTGTTTGAAGTTGTTGATCGAAGGGCAAAGCTGGTTGTCAGTGAGTTGGATGATCAGTCGCCTTCCCAATCACCAG CTTCTAATGGGCAAGGATCTCAAGCCAAGAGAAAAAAGTCGAAGACCAAG GCTCAAAAGAGACAGTCCACAAATGAATCTCAGAAAATGAGTGATTCTGCACGTGAGCAGATTAGTACGTTGACATCACAAACAGACGTGACACCTGAAAAAGACAGTGATGCTCATCTAAAGGAAAATGAAGGGGCACCCTCTGCAGATCCTACAAGTCAAACCATCAACGAGCAGCAACAGAATCATGAGAAAGATCCCACAATAAGCATTCCCTTAACAGAGGCACGGGCAATTGAAGTTGGTGAAAGTAATGCTGAACAAGCAGAAGCTTCAATAAGTCTTACTGATAGGGAGGCTAATACATCAACTTCTAATGGTAAGCTTGTCAGTGAGATTGACTCGGATGGTCgtgaagaacatcctttgccaTCACCTGccaaagaagttgaggttgtgGATGAAAACCATCAGGTTGAATCAGTTGGTGCTGGCCAAGATAACAAATCTAGAAATTCAGATGTTCATCCAGAAATTGACCAAGGGAGAACAGAGTCTATAAATACAGATGCCATCAGTAACAGAGAAACCCAACCGAAAGTTGCTGATGGCAATGAGGAACCAGTTGTTGAGAAAAGTAAGCCAATTGAGCATAAATCTGGTAGCTCTCCTTTAAAAGTACAGGAGCAGGATCAAATTGAGGAG GCTCAAGGATTGCTTAAAACTGCTGTTTCCACTGGTCAGTCTAAAGAAGCAAGGTTAGCAAGG GTTTGTGCTGGACTTTCATCCCGACTTCAAGAATACAAATCTGAAAATGCACAGCTAGAGGAGCTTCTCGTGTCAGAG AGAGAGCTGAGTAAGTCGTATGAGGCTCACATAAAGCAACTACAAAAAGATTTGTCCACATCTAAAAGTGAAGTGACGAGAATAGAGTCAAATATGGTTGAGGCCTTGGCAGcaaaaaattcggaaattgaGGCACTTGTCAGTTCCATGGATGGACTTAAGAAACAGGCTGCCTTATCTGAAGGGAATCTGGCATCGCTGCAG GCAAACATGGAGTCTATGATGAGAAATAGGGAGCTGACAGAGACAAGGATGATGCAG GCTCTTCGAGAGGAGTTGTCTACTGTAGAACGTAGAGCAGAAGAAGAGCGTGCCGCACATAGTGCAACCAAAATG GCTGCCATGGAAAGGGAAGTAGAACTGGAACACAGAGCCCTTGAGGCATCCACAGCCCTTGCAAGGATCCAG AGAATAGCAGATGAGAGGATTGCAAAGGCATCAGAGCTTGAGCAGAAGATGGCATTGCTTGAG GTTGAATGTGCCAATTTAAATCAAGAGCTGCAAGAAATGGAAGCTAAAGTTCGGCGTGGGCAAAAGAAGTCGCCAGAAGAGGCAAATCAAGCAATTCAG GCATGGCAGGAAGAAGTGGAACGTGCACGCCAAGGTCAGAGGGATGCAGAGGGCAAGCTTTCTTCGTTGGAG GCTGAAGTACAAAAAATGAGAGTTGAAATGGCTTCTATGAAGAGGGATGCAGAGCATTACTCACGCCAG GAACACATGGAGCTAGAGAAACGCTATCGTGAACTCACTGATCTACTG TACTACAAGCAAACACAATTAGAAACCATGGCTAGTGAAAAAGCCGCAGCAGAGTTTCACTTGGAAAAGGAAATTAAGCGTATCCAGGAAGCACAG GTGGAGGCTGAAAGAAGTAGAGTTTCCCGTCGGGCATCAGCATCGTGGGAAGAAGACGCTGAAATGAAGGCACTTGA GACTCTTCCGTTGCATCATCGTCATATGGCTGGGGCAAGCATACag TTACAGAAGGCAGCAAAAATGTTAGATTCAGGGGCAGTCAGGGCCACAAGATTTCTCTGGCGGTATCCAACAGCTCGACTCATCTTACTATTCTACCTG GTATTTGTACATCTCTTTTTGATGTATTTGCTGCATAGCCTTCAG GCTCAAGCAGACAATTTTTCCGCTAGAGAAGTCGCAGAGTCCATGGGACTTGGTCACACTAACTTACCGTGA
- the LOC103449693 gene encoding golgin candidate 1-like isoform X1 produces MSSWLKAAEDLFEVVDRRAKLVVSELDDQSPSQSPASNGQGSQAKRKKSKTKAQKRQSTNESQKMSDSAREQISTLTSQTDVTPEKDSDAHLKENEGAPSADPTSQTINEQQQNHEKDPTISIPLTEARAIEVGESNAEQAEASISLTDREANTSTSNGKLVSEIDSDGREEHPLPSPAKEVEVVDENHQVESVGAGQDNKSRNSDVHPEIDQGRTESINTDAISNRETQPKVADGNEEPVVEKSKPIEHKSGSSPLKVQEQDQIEEAQGLLKTAVSTGQSKEARLARVCAGLSSRLQEYKSENAQLEELLVSERELSKSYEAHIKQLQKDLSTSKSEVTRIESNMVEALAAKNSEIEALVSSMDGLKKQAALSEGNLASLQANMESMMRNRELTETRMMQALREELSTVERRAEEERAAHSATKMAAMEREVELEHRALEASTALARIQRIADERIAKASELEQKMALLEVECANLNQELQEMEAKVRRGQKKSPEEANQAIQVQAWQEEVERARQGQRDAEGKLSSLEAEVQKMRVEMASMKRDAEHYSRQEHMELEKRYRELTDLLYYKQTQLETMASEKAAAEFHLEKEIKRIQEAQVEAERSRVSRRASASWEEDAEMKALETLPLHHRHMAGASIQLQKAAKMLDSGAVRATRFLWRYPTARLILLFYLVFVHLFLMYLLHSLQAQADNFSAREVAESMGLGHTNLP; encoded by the exons ATGTCTTCGTGGCTCAAGGCTGCTGAAG ATTTGTTTGAAGTTGTTGATCGAAGGGCAAAGCTGGTTGTCAGTGAGTTGGATGATCAGTCGCCTTCCCAATCACCAG CTTCTAATGGGCAAGGATCTCAAGCCAAGAGAAAAAAGTCGAAGACCAAG GCTCAAAAGAGACAGTCCACAAATGAATCTCAGAAAATGAGTGATTCTGCACGTGAGCAGATTAGTACGTTGACATCACAAACAGACGTGACACCTGAAAAAGACAGTGATGCTCATCTAAAGGAAAATGAAGGGGCACCCTCTGCAGATCCTACAAGTCAAACCATCAACGAGCAGCAACAGAATCATGAGAAAGATCCCACAATAAGCATTCCCTTAACAGAGGCACGGGCAATTGAAGTTGGTGAAAGTAATGCTGAACAAGCAGAAGCTTCAATAAGTCTTACTGATAGGGAGGCTAATACATCAACTTCTAATGGTAAGCTTGTCAGTGAGATTGACTCGGATGGTCgtgaagaacatcctttgccaTCACCTGccaaagaagttgaggttgtgGATGAAAACCATCAGGTTGAATCAGTTGGTGCTGGCCAAGATAACAAATCTAGAAATTCAGATGTTCATCCAGAAATTGACCAAGGGAGAACAGAGTCTATAAATACAGATGCCATCAGTAACAGAGAAACCCAACCGAAAGTTGCTGATGGCAATGAGGAACCAGTTGTTGAGAAAAGTAAGCCAATTGAGCATAAATCTGGTAGCTCTCCTTTAAAAGTACAGGAGCAGGATCAAATTGAGGAG GCTCAAGGATTGCTTAAAACTGCTGTTTCCACTGGTCAGTCTAAAGAAGCAAGGTTAGCAAGG GTTTGTGCTGGACTTTCATCCCGACTTCAAGAATACAAATCTGAAAATGCACAGCTAGAGGAGCTTCTCGTGTCAGAG AGAGAGCTGAGTAAGTCGTATGAGGCTCACATAAAGCAACTACAAAAAGATTTGTCCACATCTAAAAGTGAAGTGACGAGAATAGAGTCAAATATGGTTGAGGCCTTGGCAGcaaaaaattcggaaattgaGGCACTTGTCAGTTCCATGGATGGACTTAAGAAACAGGCTGCCTTATCTGAAGGGAATCTGGCATCGCTGCAG GCAAACATGGAGTCTATGATGAGAAATAGGGAGCTGACAGAGACAAGGATGATGCAG GCTCTTCGAGAGGAGTTGTCTACTGTAGAACGTAGAGCAGAAGAAGAGCGTGCCGCACATAGTGCAACCAAAATG GCTGCCATGGAAAGGGAAGTAGAACTGGAACACAGAGCCCTTGAGGCATCCACAGCCCTTGCAAGGATCCAG AGAATAGCAGATGAGAGGATTGCAAAGGCATCAGAGCTTGAGCAGAAGATGGCATTGCTTGAG GTTGAATGTGCCAATTTAAATCAAGAGCTGCAAGAAATGGAAGCTAAAGTTCGGCGTGGGCAAAAGAAGTCGCCAGAAGAGGCAAATCAAGCAATTCAG GTGCAGGCATGGCAGGAAGAAGTGGAACGTGCACGCCAAGGTCAGAGGGATGCAGAGGGCAAGCTTTCTTCGTTGGAG GCTGAAGTACAAAAAATGAGAGTTGAAATGGCTTCTATGAAGAGGGATGCAGAGCATTACTCACGCCAG GAACACATGGAGCTAGAGAAACGCTATCGTGAACTCACTGATCTACTG TACTACAAGCAAACACAATTAGAAACCATGGCTAGTGAAAAAGCCGCAGCAGAGTTTCACTTGGAAAAGGAAATTAAGCGTATCCAGGAAGCACAG GTGGAGGCTGAAAGAAGTAGAGTTTCCCGTCGGGCATCAGCATCGTGGGAAGAAGACGCTGAAATGAAGGCACTTGA GACTCTTCCGTTGCATCATCGTCATATGGCTGGGGCAAGCATACag TTACAGAAGGCAGCAAAAATGTTAGATTCAGGGGCAGTCAGGGCCACAAGATTTCTCTGGCGGTATCCAACAGCTCGACTCATCTTACTATTCTACCTG GTATTTGTACATCTCTTTTTGATGTATTTGCTGCATAGCCTTCAG GCTCAAGCAGACAATTTTTCCGCTAGAGAAGTCGCAGAGTCCATGGGACTTGGTCACACTAACTTACCGTGA
- the LOC103452960 gene encoding probable RNA-dependent RNA polymerase 5: MYHPPNYGPSNSKRSYTEIEGVDFDDPVFSNPDLFPLSYSHRPATAAIGISPPHPATAATPRDDCPQPQLHVPLPPRVQQKLNSICGEKQQPLPDAELRRKLGLLGEEKALELLGDINNISTLSGCIWFLLHHEKYQCTPHPPSPSPSPSKSGPAASPLLHSPSPASQITPGRQGSTSGGQMQLHTYFAAAPSKSVRASLFQGPSSAPITPVRQEQPADRGGRERPLYSSYPSDSPSKAARTSLFQGPSSASTSKSSLTPVRLFQDQPRHDGQAQLEALGELEFRRQFLILNYAGGMKLEDVLAPETIRSWKDMPMQQFENTIWETLGRKYARKENRQCTLDWESGKSYVYHCEVAVDGSYNFKGPYLHTAKRTLLQKVLGDDSILVVKFADVKDTRKQRDLYADYSKVAREGILVGLRRYCFFVFKDGGNKEKKKSPTSSPVKCYFIRVDSSAAIDRGEDYKISNKTIHEARCIFMHPHTVSTVSNYMIRFSLILSKTESLEVKDWSLVRVDDIDDEYCLDAYDNRIYRDGKPLIHSDGTGFISEDLASLCPKELLKKEFSNEYFEPLLMQIRLFYKGRAVKGTFLVNKKLPQKTIQIRPSMIKVETDRQMLDGQTVNSLEIVGVSTKPRNTKFSRNLIALLCHGGVPKDYFMELLMKDLENTHGVFCNRRAAAKLAFSYGGMDDDYNTFKMISSDIPLEESYLQHRLSFLKKEENISLKRGKISSPQSYMLMGTTDPTGILEKDQVCVLLDSGPIQGEVLVYRHPGLHFGDVHVLKATYVDELKEFVGNSGFAIFFSRKGSRSVADEMGGGDFDGDLYWVSRNPRLLECFKQGEPWIDTSSTPKAATTLPPSALLPDHIEDALFKQFLTTRFEPSFAMGMASDYWLAYMDEFLTLGDGHEKTLTKAKMLRLIDLYYDALDAPKKCRKVEIPNDLKPRSFPHYMDKPNSYKSTSILGSIYDAVEEYQPEDTSDKVVEKLPCFDVEELPEPCLKKWYKLYEQYRSEMNRVLQYDDKEGKNQAADKIIRRYKEILYGCEDFEKSTRPLDEIFNEALAIYRFAYDYAWKVNDIGKCGLAWRVAGSALCKYYKTKHEDRTFEVSFSVLKDIL; this comes from the exons ATGTATCATCCGCCTAATTACGGTCCCAGCAACTCCAAACGCAGTTACACAGAGATTGAGGGTGTTGATTTCGATGACCCCGTCTTCTCAAATCCCGACCTTTTCCCTCTCAGCTACTCTCACCGCCCCGCTACCGCCGCCATTGGCATTTCCCCACCACACCCAGCAACCGCGGCCACTCCCCGAGACGATTGCCCACAACCGCAACTGCACGTGCCTCTGCCTCCGCGGGTGCAGCAAAAACTGAACAGTATATGTGGGGAGAAACAGCAGCCGCTGCCGGACGCCGAGTTGAGAAGGAAGCTGGGATTGCTGGGGGAGGAGAAGGCACTGGAACTCCTTGGTGACATTAACAACATCAGCACCCTCAGTGGATGCATTTGGTTCTTGCTCCACCATGAAAAGTACCAATGTACCCCTcatcctccttctccttcccctTCCCCTTCCAAGTCTGGCCCTGCTGCTTCTCCGCTTCTTCACAGCCCGTCTCCTGCTTCTCAAATCACTCCTGGTCGTCAAG GGAGTACTAGTGGAGGACAGATGCAATTGCATACCTATTTCGCTGCAGCTCCTTCAAAATCTGTACGCGCATCTCTTTTTCAAGGCCCATCATCTGCTCCTATCACTCCTGTTCGTCAAG AGCAACCTGCAGATCGTGGAGGAAGAGAGAGGCCATTGTATTCCTCCTATCCCTCGGATTCTCCTTCGAAAGCTGCCCGTACTTCTCTCTTTCAAGGCCCGTCTTCTGCTTCTACTTCTAAGTCTTCTCTCACTCCGGTTCGACTCTTTCAAG ACCAACCAAGACACGATGGGCAGGCACAATTAGAAGCTCTAGGCGAACTTGAATTCAGGAGACAGTTTCTGATATTAAATTACGCCGGAGG AATGAAGTTAGAAGATGTTCTAGCACCAGAGACTATTAGAAGTTGGAAAGATATGCCGATGCAGCAGTTTGAGAACACAATTTGGGAAACTTTGGGTAGGAAATATGCTCGCAAGGAAAACCGACAATGC ACTTTGGATTGGGAGTCTGGAAAATCATACGTCTACCATTGTGAAGTCGCTGTGGATGGGAGCTACAATTTTAAG GGCCCCTATCTACACACCGCAAAAAGAACTCTCCTACAGAAAGTTTTAGGAGACGACAGCATTTTAGTGGTGAAATTTGCCGATGTGAAGGATACCAGGAAGCAGAGGGACCTTTATGCTGACTATAGCAAGGTCGCTAGAGAAGGGATTCTTGTTGGTTTGCGCCGATATTGTTTCTTTG TGTTCAAAGATGGTggcaataaagaaaagaaaaaaagcccGACTTCATCACCTGTGAAGTGTTACTTTATCCGTGTGGACTCTAGTGCCGCGATTGACAGGGGAGAAGATTATAAAATATCTAATAAAACGATTCATGAAGCAAGATGCATTTTCATGCATCCACATACTGTGTCCACCGTGAGCAACTACATGATTAG GTTTTCACTCATTTTGTCTAAGACAGAGAGCTTAGAAGTAAAAGATTGGTCTCTTGTGAGGGTTGATGACATTGATGATGAGTATTGTCTG GATGCATACGATAATCGTATCTATAGAGACGGCAAGCCTCTTATACATTCAGATGGAACTGGATTCATATCTGAGGATTTGGCGTCACTTTGTCCGAAAGAATTACTGAAAAAAGAGTTCAGCAATGAATACTTTGAG CCTTTGCTCATGCAGATCCGACTTTTCTACAAGGGCCGTGCTGTGAAGGGAACCTTTCTGGTCAATAAAAAA CTACCACAAAAAACGATCCAGATTCGACCATCAATGATTAAAGTTGAGACAGATCGACAGATGCTGGATGGTCAAACAGTGAATTCGTTGGAGATAGTTGGAGTAAG TACAAAGCCTAGGAATACAAAATTTTCGAGGAATTTAATAGCCCTTCTATGCCATGGAGGGGTGCCGAAAGATTATTTCATGGAGTTACTGATGAAAGATCTGGAAAATACTCATGGTGTTTTCTGCAATAGGCGTGCAGCAGCCAAAC TTGCCTTTAGCTACGGCGGGATGGATGATGACTACAACACGTTTAAGATGATCTCTTCTGATATTCCTCTAGAAGAATCATATTTGCAACATCGTTTGTCATTCCTGAAGAAAGAGGAAAATATCAGTCTTAAAAGAGGGAAAATTTCTAGTCCTCAGAGTTACATGTTGATGGGGACTACTGATCCAACAGGGATTCTGGAAAAGGATCAAGTTTGCGTTCTTCT TGACAGCGGGCCAATTCAAGGAGAGGTGCTAGTGTACCGGCATCCAGGTTTACATTTTGGTGATGTTCATGTTTTGAAGGCCACCTACGTGGATGAGTTGAAAGAATTTGTTGGAAATAGTGGCTTTGCTATATTCTTCTCTCGCAAAGGTTCGCGTTCAGTAGCTGATGAAATGGGTGGTGGAGATTTTGATGGCGATCTATATTGGGTCTCAAGAAACCCTCGG CTTTTAGAATGTTTCAAACAAGGTGAACCTTGGATCGATACTTCATCAACGCCCAAAGCTGCCACCACCTTACCACCAAGTGCGCTTTTGCCCGATCATATAGAGGATGCGCTCTTTAAACAATTCTTGACAACTAGGTTTGAACCGAG TTTTGCGATGGGTATGGCTTCTGACTACTGGTTGGCTTATATGGATGAATTTTTGACCCTGGGAGATGGTCATGAGAAAACCCTTACGAAGGCAAAAATGCTGCGGTTGATTGATTTATACTACGATGCTTTGGATGCTCCAAAAAAATGTCGAAAG GTCGAAATCCCCAATGATTTGAAACCGCGGTCATTCCCTCATTACATGGATAAGCCCAACTCCTACAAATCAACTTCCATTTTGGGATCAATTTACGACGCAGTGGAGGAATATCAACCGGAAGACACTTCTGACAAAG TAGTGGAAAAACTTCCGTGTTTTGATGTTGAAGAACTCCCCGAGCCGTGCTTGAAGAAGTGGTACAAACTCTACGAGCAGTACAGGAGTGAAATGAACCGTGTCTTGCAATACGATGACAAAGAGGGCAAGAATCAAGCTGCTGATAAGATCATAAGACGGTATAAAGAG ATTCTGTATGGCTGTGAGGACTTCGAGAAGAGCACGAGGCCCTTGGATGAAATATTCAACGAGGCACTCGCCATATATCGTTTCGCATATGACTACGCTTGGAAAGTAAACGATATAGGGAAATGTGGGCTTGCATGGAGAGTTGCAGGTTCAGCTCTCTGTAAGTATTACAAGACCAAACACGAGGACCGCACGTTTGAAGTCTCGTTCTCTGTTCTCAAGGATATCCTCTAA